In the Catenulispora sp. EB89 genome, CGAGCAGGTCCGCGAGCGCGTCGGCGGAGAACGTGCCGTCGGCGTCGCTGGGCACCAGCTCGACCGACGCGCCGACGGCCTGGGCGCGCATCAGCAGCGGGATGGCGTTGCCGCCGTACTCGAGCTCGCCGACCAGGATCCGGTCGCCGGCGGCCAGCGGCAGCGCGTCGAACGCGGCCAGCCAGGAGCGGGTCGCGCTGTCGGTGAAGGCGACCTGGTCGGGGCGGCAGCCGAGCAGCTCGGCGAAGACCGTGTAGCCGGCTTCGAGGTCGGCCTCGCGCTCGTCGAGCGCCTCGTAGCCGCCGATCTCGGCCTCGCGGCGCAGGTGGCCGATCACCTCCTGCAGGACCGGCGCGGGAGGCAGCGAGCTGCCGGCGCTGTTCAGGAAGACCTGCTTCGCCGCCCCCGGCGTGTCCGCCAGGATCCTGGTCATATCGATCATGGCTCTGAGATTATCGGACCGACGGCCGGGACGATCTGTACTGACGGCCGAGACGATCTGTATCCATGGCCGGGACGATCTGTATCCATGGCCGGGACGATCTTGGATGATCGGTACGACTAAGCTCCGAAGGCGTGGCGAACTCCGACGAATCCCTGCGGCCGTTCCGGATCGCGATCCCCGAGGCCGACCTGGAGGATCTGCGCTCCCGGCTGGACCGCACGCGGTGGCCGGACGAGCTGCCGGGGGTCGGGTGGGCGTACGGGGTGCCGCGCGACCACCTGCGGGAGCTGGTGCGCTACTGGCGGCACGAGTACGACTGGCGGGCGGCGGAAGCGCGGCTGAACCGGTGGCCGCAGTTCCTGACCACGATCGACGGCGCGACCGTGCACTTCGCGCACCTGCGCTCCCCCGAGCCGGACGCCACGCCGCTGATCGTCACGCACGGCTGGCCGGGCTCCTTCGCCGAGTTCGAGCACATCGCGGGCCCGCTCACCGACCCCCGCGCGCACGGCGGCGATCCGGCCGACGCCTTCCACCTGGTGCTGCCGAGCATCCCCGGGTTCGGGTTCTCCGGGCCGACCCGGGAGACCGGCTGGGACCACCTGCGGGTGGCGCGGGCGTTCGCCGAGCTGATGCGGCGGCTGGGGTACGAGCGCTACGGCGCGCAGGGCGGGGACTGGGGTTCGGCGATCTCGCGGGAGTTGGGGCGGCTGTTCCCGGAGCAGGTGCTCGGCGTGCATCTGAACCTGATTCCGGGCGCGGCGGCTTCGGCGGAGCCGACGGCTGAGGAGCTGGACGCGTTGAGCGCGGCGGAGCGGGAGCGGACGCTGGCGTCGTGG is a window encoding:
- a CDS encoding epoxide hydrolase family protein, giving the protein MANSDESLRPFRIAIPEADLEDLRSRLDRTRWPDELPGVGWAYGVPRDHLRELVRYWRHEYDWRAAEARLNRWPQFLTTIDGATVHFAHLRSPEPDATPLIVTHGWPGSFAEFEHIAGPLTDPRAHGGDPADAFHLVLPSIPGFGFSGPTRETGWDHLRVARAFAELMRRLGYERYGAQGGDWGSAISRELGRLFPEQVLGVHLNLIPGAAASAEPTAEELDALSAAERERTLASWARTQAWLKEKQGYADVQSTRPQTLSYALTDSPVGQLAWIAEKFKEWTDPGDGVGDAVDRDHLLTNVMLYWLTGTAGSSARIYYERAHAPYWGSAPEPSRTPTGLACFPAENFIVLRHLAERSNNLVRWTEFDRGGHFAAMEVPELLVGDVRAFFRQLREA